The Virgibacillus sp. MSP4-1 genome has a segment encoding these proteins:
- a CDS encoding SDR family oxidoreductase — MDLNLKTKTVIVTAASKGLGKATAKQFAEEGANVVISSRNKEALHKTAAEIIEDTGNKNVINQVCDITNPEDIKNLVNVTTETYGTVDVLINNAGGPPAGGIDQFTDEDWQNAYELNLLSFVRLIREVLPSMRKNKEGRIVNVASSSIKQTLDHLLLSNTFRAGIVGLSKSLSQELARDGILINTVGPGRIGTDRVASLDEIRAEKLGVSPDEVRQQAEASIPLGRYGQPDEFAKMVVFLSSEANTYITGQSFVVDGGLVKAL; from the coding sequence ATGGACTTAAACCTAAAAACCAAAACCGTCATTGTCACAGCAGCAAGCAAGGGGCTTGGAAAAGCAACAGCAAAACAGTTTGCTGAGGAAGGTGCCAATGTCGTGATATCAAGTCGAAATAAAGAGGCTTTACACAAAACAGCAGCCGAAATCATAGAGGATACAGGAAATAAAAATGTAATCAATCAGGTTTGTGACATTACCAATCCTGAAGACATTAAAAATCTCGTTAACGTTACAACGGAGACGTACGGCACGGTGGATGTATTAATCAATAATGCTGGCGGACCCCCTGCAGGCGGAATTGATCAATTTACAGATGAGGATTGGCAAAACGCTTATGAGTTAAATTTATTAAGCTTTGTCCGGCTGATTCGTGAAGTATTACCTTCCATGCGTAAAAATAAGGAAGGCAGAATTGTTAACGTTGCCTCGTCATCGATTAAGCAAACACTGGATCATCTATTATTATCCAATACATTTCGGGCAGGCATTGTTGGGCTGTCCAAAAGCCTTTCCCAGGAGTTGGCGCGGGACGGAATTTTAATTAATACGGTGGGACCGGGCCGGATTGGGACGGATAGAGTTGCGAGTCTGGATGAAATTCGGGCAGAGAAACTTGGAGTGTCCCCTGATGAAGTCCGTCAGCAGGCCGAAGCCTCCATTCCCCTGGGCAGGTATGGACAACCGGATGAATTTGCCAAAATGGTGGTGTTTTTATCCTCCGAAGCGAATACCTATATAACAGGGCAATCGTTTGTGGTTGATGGTGGATTAGTAAAAGCTTTATAA